One window of the Archangium primigenium genome contains the following:
- a CDS encoding 7-cyano-7-deazaguanine synthase, translated as MSAARYSVGASGELRVTERHGAPRPLGRIDVAWNMLTWWGTPRPIVKDLLHIATAVHHIDRIAPREKSGDGVWGPPPRRIDVELRVSEPGHWLGVNDELNQLLRWLTDDDWNLSFQRAQDVRLTQEDCHLERLKEAEEIALFSGGLDSLAGAHIRIQEHDRPLYLLSSLGTPVREHFQKQACAALDASRCRWMGFQHRLRRHGRLITPNRTRGFLFLSAAAAAADTLGIKTVSTYECGVGALNLPMNGAQIGAQNTRATHPRTLRRLESILRRVLETDLRLELPFLLLTKGELCRRTGDALGKLARASNSCDETERSKKDLREHCGVCTSCLLRRASLYAVLGDADPSTYRCHETRRNGRYQIEAFHAQARRFATMNRYQDLVDHSRTVDDAVDYLTTRGTSLHHAQEQVLSLFKRHADEVLSFYRERSPSDLSPRPRRSRTKSPHHDLFPATG; from the coding sequence GTGAGCGCGGCCCGCTACAGCGTCGGCGCCTCGGGAGAACTCCGCGTCACGGAGCGCCACGGCGCCCCGCGGCCCCTGGGACGAATCGACGTGGCATGGAACATGCTCACCTGGTGGGGAACTCCGCGCCCCATCGTGAAAGACCTCCTGCACATCGCCACGGCCGTCCACCACATCGACCGGATCGCACCGCGAGAGAAGTCCGGCGATGGCGTCTGGGGCCCTCCACCACGTCGGATCGACGTGGAGTTGCGTGTGTCCGAACCAGGCCACTGGCTCGGAGTGAACGACGAACTGAATCAGCTGCTCCGCTGGCTGACCGATGATGACTGGAACCTGAGCTTTCAGCGCGCCCAGGACGTGCGCCTGACGCAAGAGGATTGCCATCTCGAACGGCTCAAGGAAGCCGAGGAGATCGCGCTCTTCAGTGGGGGGCTGGATTCCCTCGCGGGCGCTCACATCCGCATCCAGGAACATGACCGCCCGCTGTACCTCCTGTCGTCGCTGGGCACTCCAGTGCGCGAGCACTTCCAGAAGCAGGCATGCGCGGCATTGGACGCCTCCCGTTGCCGGTGGATGGGTTTCCAGCATCGCCTGCGCCGCCACGGGCGTCTCATCACCCCGAATCGGACGCGGGGATTCTTGTTCCTGAGCGCTGCGGCGGCCGCCGCCGACACCTTGGGCATCAAGACGGTCTCCACGTATGAATGTGGCGTGGGTGCACTCAACCTGCCGATGAATGGCGCGCAGATCGGTGCGCAGAACACGCGCGCCACCCATCCCAGGACCCTGCGTCGGCTCGAGAGCATCTTGCGGCGTGTCCTGGAGACAGACCTCCGCCTGGAGCTGCCGTTCCTGCTGCTCACCAAGGGAGAACTCTGCCGACGGACAGGCGACGCCCTGGGCAAGCTCGCCCGCGCATCGAACTCCTGCGACGAGACCGAGCGCAGCAAGAAGGATCTCCGCGAGCACTGTGGGGTGTGCACGTCGTGCCTCTTGCGCCGGGCGTCCTTGTACGCGGTACTCGGTGACGCCGACCCCTCGACTTACCGGTGTCACGAGACCCGGCGCAACGGGCGCTACCAGATTGAAGCCTTCCACGCGCAAGCCCGGCGCTTCGCCACCATGAACCGCTATCAGGATCTAGTGGATCATTCACGGACAGTGGATGACGCCGTCGACTACCTCACCACCCGGGGGACGAGCCTGCATCATGCCCAGGAGCAGGTGCTTTCCCTCTTCAAACGCCACGCGGACGAAGTACTTTCCTTCTACCGGGAGCGCTCGCCCAGCGACCTCTCGCCGCGACCACGCCGCTCCCGAACCAAGTCCCCCCACCATGATCTCTTCCCAGCGACTGGGTGA
- a CDS encoding XRE family transcriptional regulator has protein sequence MISSQRLGERITQARKRQDKTQAELAEALGIARTTLIAMEKGERRPSNAELITLAQVLSVTVNELLREHTVVADAAPRFRMAPRRGRDEAIDTAVERLKEMGRQYVELEQVLSITRTPAPLEGVTTYRAATSVNLDPRLAGEDAAAFLRRHLDLGDGPVSQLEARLELEAGLRIFKLPLPSEVAAIFLWSDVMGACVALNRLHPPERRRWSLVHELGHFLRDREAGDVMPLHLENPRDPSERFSEALAAEFLMPATGVRRRFAEHLRDKGAHFSPADLIAMARFHEVSFQAMTLRLEELRLLPQGTYARLLARNFKPREAQKQMGLLLAKDEFEHWLPARYERMAFEAYAQELLSEGELARYLHCDRITARERYLAQQVEEAEGGKLILNLGEDVLHSGNEP, from the coding sequence ATGATCTCTTCCCAGCGACTGGGTGAGCGAATCACCCAGGCACGCAAGCGACAGGACAAGACCCAGGCGGAGCTGGCCGAGGCCCTGGGCATCGCTCGGACGACCCTGATCGCCATGGAGAAGGGCGAGCGGCGCCCGAGCAATGCCGAACTCATCACGCTCGCGCAAGTGCTCTCGGTCACCGTGAACGAGCTGCTGCGCGAGCACACCGTGGTCGCGGACGCCGCGCCCCGCTTCCGCATGGCGCCCCGGAGAGGGCGAGACGAAGCCATCGACACGGCGGTTGAGCGGCTCAAGGAGATGGGACGGCAGTATGTCGAGCTGGAACAGGTGCTCTCCATCACCCGGACCCCCGCGCCCCTGGAAGGCGTGACGACCTACCGCGCCGCCACGTCCGTCAACCTCGACCCCCGGCTCGCGGGCGAGGACGCGGCGGCCTTCCTGCGCAGGCACCTGGACCTGGGGGATGGGCCCGTCTCCCAATTGGAGGCCCGCCTGGAACTGGAGGCGGGACTGCGCATCTTCAAGCTCCCCCTGCCCTCGGAAGTCGCCGCCATCTTCCTGTGGAGCGACGTGATGGGCGCGTGTGTCGCGCTCAACCGGCTCCATCCCCCCGAGCGCAGGCGCTGGTCCCTCGTCCACGAGCTGGGCCACTTCTTGAGGGACCGCGAGGCGGGGGACGTGATGCCCCTGCATCTGGAGAATCCGCGTGACCCCTCGGAGCGATTCAGCGAGGCACTGGCCGCGGAATTCCTCATGCCCGCCACCGGGGTGCGCCGCCGCTTCGCCGAGCACCTTCGGGACAAGGGCGCGCATTTCTCCCCCGCGGATCTCATCGCCATGGCGCGCTTCCACGAGGTGTCCTTCCAGGCCATGACCCTGCGCCTGGAGGAACTGCGGCTCTTGCCTCAAGGCACCTATGCACGACTCTTGGCGCGCAATTTCAAGCCGCGCGAGGCCCAGAAGCAGATGGGTCTGCTCCTCGCCAAGGACGAGTTCGAGCACTGGCTGCCCGCGCGCTACGAGCGCATGGCTTTCGAGGCCTATGCCCAGGAGCTGCTCTCGGAGGGAGAACTCGCACGCTACCTGCACTGCGACCGCATCACCGCGCGCGAACGCTACCTCGCGCAGCAAGTGGAGGAGGCAGAGGGCGGCAAGCTGATCCTCAACCTGGGGGAAGACGTCCTCCACTCGGGAAACGAGCCCTAG